Proteins from a single region of Kineosporia corallincola:
- a CDS encoding SpoIVB peptidase S55 domain-containing protein yields the protein MSKARAACGFITTATVSGLLVALPALPSQAAGDCPTALPTSEAVDGLEGTGYTVERGTTPDPFGAKLLGRITDGIAPGVDMIMADLDSPALERAGGVWAGMSGSPVYTSDGKLIGSVSYGLTAASNIAGITPAEDLTALGAGSGAAATVKVSGHRAARLAKTGETSKALAAKGFERLPVPVSASGIARRHTKRFLKSVTAGSGMAVRSGGARIGVRAQSSPDEIFAGSNYAAALSYGDISLTGLGTTTYVCNGTAVAFGHPFLSAGQVEYSVHPASAVLVQEDPTGLAGGPFKVGNPGGVVGTVTRDNTTGLRSTLGQAPAHQFPVTTLLKNESGQTISGTTVGVYQTYAADIAALHLQAAVVKALGAQGGGSAAIQITVNGTRAGGKKFKLTHSDHFSDSTDVSYLAADSLYFMILPLISQSFEDVQITDVKISGAVTSGIQQYRVSRMQVKKNGAWTALKGAQKVTSGGSLALRATLTAYRSTKTVTVPLTVAVPKKSSGFTGTLTVTDGLSATSPDREPTSLDGLLKQINATASNDSVVARIDLDTPSGGQVSGTAVAHAEGSVSPYLKLLTVDVS from the coding sequence ATGTCCAAGGCGCGTGCGGCGTGCGGTTTCATCACCACCGCAACGGTTTCCGGTCTACTCGTCGCACTCCCGGCGCTACCGTCACAGGCGGCCGGTGACTGCCCCACGGCGCTTCCCACCTCCGAGGCCGTCGACGGCCTCGAAGGCACCGGCTACACGGTCGAGCGGGGCACCACCCCCGACCCGTTCGGCGCCAAGCTGCTCGGCCGCATCACCGACGGCATCGCGCCCGGGGTCGACATGATCATGGCCGACCTCGACTCCCCCGCCCTGGAGCGCGCCGGCGGCGTCTGGGCCGGCATGTCCGGGTCCCCCGTCTACACCTCCGACGGCAAGCTCATCGGCTCGGTGTCGTACGGCCTCACCGCGGCGTCGAACATCGCCGGCATCACCCCGGCCGAAGACCTCACCGCGCTGGGGGCCGGCAGCGGCGCCGCGGCCACGGTGAAGGTGTCCGGGCACCGGGCGGCCCGCCTGGCCAAGACCGGCGAGACCTCGAAGGCCCTGGCGGCCAAGGGGTTCGAGCGGCTGCCGGTGCCGGTGAGCGCCTCGGGCATCGCCCGGCGCCACACCAAGCGCTTCCTCAAGTCGGTCACCGCCGGCAGCGGCATGGCCGTGCGCAGCGGCGGAGCCAGAATCGGCGTCCGGGCGCAGTCCTCGCCCGATGAGATCTTCGCCGGCTCCAACTACGCCGCGGCCCTGTCCTACGGCGACATCTCGCTCACCGGCCTGGGCACCACCACCTACGTCTGCAACGGCACCGCGGTCGCCTTCGGCCACCCGTTCCTCTCGGCCGGCCAGGTGGAATACAGTGTGCACCCGGCCAGCGCGGTGCTCGTGCAAGAAGACCCAACCGGCCTGGCCGGCGGGCCGTTCAAGGTGGGCAACCCGGGCGGCGTGGTCGGCACGGTCACCCGCGACAACACCACCGGCCTGCGCAGCACGCTGGGTCAGGCTCCGGCGCACCAGTTCCCGGTCACCACCCTGCTGAAGAACGAGTCCGGCCAGACCATCAGCGGCACCACGGTGGGCGTGTACCAGACCTACGCCGCCGACATCGCCGCGTTGCACCTCCAGGCCGCCGTCGTGAAGGCCCTGGGCGCCCAGGGCGGTGGGTCTGCCGCGATCCAGATCACCGTGAACGGCACCCGGGCCGGCGGCAAGAAGTTCAAACTCACCCACAGCGACCACTTCTCCGACAGCACCGACGTCAGCTACCTGGCCGCCGACAGCCTCTACTTCATGATCCTGCCGCTGATCAGCCAGTCGTTCGAAGACGTCCAGATCACCGATGTCAAGATCAGCGGCGCGGTCACCAGCGGCATCCAGCAGTACCGGGTGAGCCGCATGCAGGTGAAGAAGAACGGCGCGTGGACCGCGCTCAAGGGCGCCCAGAAGGTCACCTCGGGCGGCAGTCTCGCGCTGCGAGCCACGCTCACCGCCTACCGCAGCACCAAGACCGTCACGGTTCCGCTCACCGTCGCCGTGCCGAAGAAGAGCAGCGGTTTCACCGGCACCCTCACCGTCACCGACGGCCTCAGCGCCACCTCGCCGGACCGCGAGCCCACCTCGCTCGACGGCCTGCTCAAGCAGATCAACGCCACGGCGTCGAACGACTCGGTGGTGGCCCGCATCGACCTGGACACGCCGTCGGGCGGACAGGTCAGCGGCACCGCGGTGGCGCACGCCGAGGGCAGCGTGAGCCCTTATCTCAAGCTTCTCACGGTTGACGTCAGCTGA
- a CDS encoding SpoIVB peptidase S55 domain-containing protein produces the protein MFTGTSGGSMSRSRTACGLITAAAVSGLLVALPAVTSSAATGATNCPTAFPTDQAVDGVKGTGYTVEKGTKADPFTAKVLGRITDGIGPGIDMIMADLDSPALERAGGVWAGMSGSPVYTEDGKLIGSVSYGLVSPSNIAGITPAEDMLALREEPASARRSMPTSAEKVTVSDQLATRIAKTGEVTKAQAKAGFTRMSVPVSVSGLAKKNTSKFTERIEKETGSKVRALAGKASTGAKSSPGDIFAGSNYAAALSYGDVTLSALGTTTYVCDSTAVAFGHPFFAIGPSEFSLHPAEAVYVQPDPTWGPFKVGNPLGRVGNVNWDGTVGVRGTLGENPPHEFPITTDLVNENSGKSTKGTTVGVYQPYAADIAAIHLQSAIVKALGVQSQGSAEVKITVKGTRGDGKDFKITHDDYFADTYDISYATADSLWYLLYPLADQPYEELNITSVKVTGKVSTTVKQFRVSKLEQKVNSKWQTLPETITAKAGSSIQLRAVLKGYRNSDNLTVPLSVQVPDGAVSGNAGSLTVADGRSLGSYYQEHDSLDELLEQLNEQQTGNELVSQVDLYNDDGTTLTSRAEAEIKGAIAYYYKNVAVNVQ, from the coding sequence GTGTTCACTGGGACAAGTGGGGGCTCCATGTCCAGGTCTCGCACGGCCTGCGGTCTCATCACCGCAGCAGCCGTCTCCGGTCTTCTGGTCGCACTTCCGGCGGTGACCTCGTCGGCTGCGACGGGGGCCACGAACTGCCCGACGGCGTTTCCCACCGATCAGGCGGTCGACGGGGTGAAGGGAACCGGCTACACCGTCGAAAAGGGCACCAAGGCCGACCCGTTCACGGCCAAGGTGCTGGGCCGCATCACCGACGGCATCGGCCCCGGCATCGACATGATCATGGCCGACCTCGACTCCCCCGCCCTGGAGCGGGCGGGCGGAGTGTGGGCCGGGATGTCCGGGTCACCGGTCTACACCGAAGACGGCAAGCTGATCGGGTCGGTCTCGTACGGCCTGGTCTCACCGTCGAACATCGCCGGCATCACCCCGGCCGAAGACATGCTGGCCCTGCGCGAGGAGCCGGCGAGCGCCCGTCGCTCGATGCCGACCAGCGCCGAGAAGGTCACGGTGTCCGACCAGCTGGCCACCCGCATCGCGAAGACCGGCGAGGTGACGAAGGCGCAGGCCAAGGCCGGCTTCACCCGGATGTCGGTGCCGGTCAGCGTGAGCGGCCTGGCCAAGAAGAACACCAGCAAGTTCACCGAGCGCATCGAGAAGGAGACCGGCTCGAAGGTGCGGGCCCTGGCCGGCAAGGCCTCGACCGGTGCCAAGTCCTCGCCCGGCGACATCTTCGCCGGGTCCAACTACGCCGCGGCCCTGTCCTACGGCGACGTGACGCTCAGCGCGCTGGGCACCACCACGTATGTCTGCGACAGCACCGCGGTCGCCTTCGGCCACCCGTTCTTCGCGATCGGCCCGTCGGAGTTCAGCCTGCACCCGGCCGAGGCCGTCTACGTGCAGCCCGACCCGACGTGGGGCCCGTTCAAGGTGGGCAACCCGCTCGGCCGGGTCGGCAACGTGAACTGGGACGGCACGGTCGGCGTGCGCGGCACGCTGGGCGAGAACCCGCCGCACGAGTTCCCGATCACCACCGACCTGGTCAACGAGAACTCGGGCAAGAGCACCAAGGGCACCACCGTCGGGGTGTACCAGCCGTACGCCGCCGACATCGCCGCCATCCACCTCCAGTCGGCCATCGTGAAGGCCCTCGGCGTGCAGTCGCAGGGTTCGGCCGAGGTGAAGATCACCGTCAAGGGCACCCGGGGTGACGGCAAAGACTTCAAGATCACCCACGACGACTACTTCGCCGACACCTACGACATCAGCTACGCCACGGCCGACAGCCTCTGGTACCTGCTGTACCCGCTGGCCGACCAGCCGTACGAAGAGCTCAACATCACCAGCGTCAAGGTGACGGGCAAGGTCTCGACCACCGTGAAGCAGTTCCGGGTGAGCAAGCTGGAGCAGAAGGTCAACAGCAAGTGGCAGACGCTGCCCGAGACGATCACCGCCAAGGCCGGCAGCAGCATCCAGCTGCGCGCCGTGCTGAAGGGCTACCGCAACAGTGACAACCTCACGGTGCCGCTCAGCGTGCAGGTGCCGGACGGCGCCGTCAGCGGCAACGCCGGTTCGCTGACCGTCGCCGACGGCCGCAGCCTGGGCTCCTACTACCAGGAGCACGACTCGCTCGACGAGCTGCTGGAACAGCTCAACGAGCAGCAGACCGGCAACGAGCTGGTGAGCCAGGTCGACCTGTACAACGACGACGGCACGACGCTCACCAGCCGCGCCGAGGCCGAGATCAAGGGCGCCATCGCGTACTACTACAAGAACGTGGCGGTGAACGTGCAGTAA
- a CDS encoding DNA-formamidopyrimidine glycosylase family protein yields MPELPEVEALAGFLRERLVGRAVDSVEIGAVSALKTYDPQPTALSGLEVTAVQRHGKFLDVDADGLHLIFHLARGGWLRWNDTAVMTTLKPGKSPLALRVRFTPKMDDVHDESTPGFDLTEAGTKKRLAIYLVRSPQQVPGIATLGPDPLAEGFTRDTLAQILAGQRQQIKGLLRDQSTLAGVGNAYSDEVLHAARMSPFAIAAKLDHEQVDTLFEALQNTLRGAIAAAAGKPAKELKDAKRAGLSVHARTGEACPVCGDVVREVSFADSSLQYCATCQTGGKVLADRRMSRLLK; encoded by the coding sequence GTGCCTGAGCTGCCGGAGGTCGAGGCCCTCGCGGGATTTCTGCGTGAGCGGCTGGTGGGGCGTGCCGTCGACAGCGTCGAGATCGGGGCCGTCAGCGCCCTGAAAACCTATGACCCGCAGCCGACCGCCTTGAGCGGTCTGGAGGTCACCGCCGTGCAGCGGCACGGCAAGTTTCTCGACGTCGACGCCGACGGCCTGCACCTGATCTTCCACCTGGCCCGCGGCGGCTGGCTGCGCTGGAACGACACCGCGGTCATGACCACGCTGAAGCCCGGCAAGAGCCCTCTCGCCCTGCGGGTGCGGTTCACTCCAAAAATGGACGACGTCCACGACGAGTCCACCCCGGGATTCGACCTGACCGAGGCCGGCACCAAGAAGCGGCTCGCGATCTACCTGGTCAGGTCGCCGCAACAGGTGCCGGGCATCGCCACCCTCGGGCCCGACCCGCTGGCCGAGGGTTTCACCCGTGACACCCTGGCGCAGATCCTGGCCGGGCAGCGTCAGCAGATCAAGGGACTGCTGCGTGACCAGAGCACCCTGGCCGGGGTGGGCAACGCCTACAGCGACGAGGTGCTGCACGCGGCCCGGATGTCGCCGTTCGCGATCGCCGCGAAACTCGACCATGAGCAGGTGGACACGCTGTTCGAGGCCTTGCAGAACACCCTGCGCGGGGCGATCGCCGCGGCCGCCGGAAAACCCGCCAAGGAGCTGAAAGACGCCAAGCGCGCTGGTCTTTCGGTGCACGCCCGCACCGGTGAGGCGTGTCCGGTATGCGGCGACGTGGTGCGTGAGGTGTCGTTCGCCGACTCGTCGTTGCAGTACTGCGCCACCTGCCAGACCGGCGGCAAGGTGCTCGCCGACCGCCGCATGTCCCGGCTGCTGAAGTAG
- a CDS encoding sensor histidine kinase has protein sequence MTDPTAPLPARRRGWLRRPTIGVRTRILATVLVLTALGMFGAGTSVVIMQRNALDERVNEALRTEVEEFRSIAGSATDPSTGKAFTSVAELLRSAIQKQAPDRDETFLTMVDGRRQYVPSGERFVRLEDETALISTVAGLAAGDPVRLREADTAAGRIRYAAVPVSVPGLSTVGVYVVAQALERNQQEIAQIAGRFALVSLVSLLVVGVVGWLVAGRLLRPLRELRTTAERISHTDLTERIEVTGSDDVSELASTFNHMLDRLEHAFRAQQEFLDDAGHELKTPVTIIRGHLELMAADDPGDVEETRALVLDELDRMARLVQDLILLAQTRRPDFVRREPVAVDELMTEVLDKAVGLAARQWRLDEQTPAWIHADPQRITQGLLQLAHNAVKYTTEGQVIAFGSRAEDDVVHLWVRDTGPGVSAGDAARIFERFGRGTDARRVEGSGLGLSIVGAIAAAHDGSVALTSPPGEPGAVFTLTIPRAAVPASATTIPIAQEVP, from the coding sequence ATGACCGATCCGACCGCACCGCTCCCCGCCAGACGCCGCGGGTGGCTGCGGCGTCCCACCATCGGGGTGCGCACCCGGATCCTCGCCACCGTGCTGGTGCTGACCGCGCTGGGCATGTTCGGGGCGGGCACCAGTGTGGTGATCATGCAGCGCAACGCCCTGGACGAACGGGTGAACGAGGCGCTGCGCACCGAGGTGGAGGAGTTCCGCTCGATCGCCGGCTCGGCGACCGACCCGAGCACCGGCAAGGCCTTCACCTCGGTGGCCGAGCTGCTGCGCTCCGCCATCCAGAAGCAGGCGCCCGACCGGGACGAGACCTTCCTGACCATGGTCGACGGCCGCCGACAGTACGTGCCCAGCGGCGAACGGTTCGTGCGGCTGGAAGACGAGACGGCGCTGATCAGCACGGTGGCCGGCCTGGCGGCCGGCGACCCGGTGCGCCTGCGCGAGGCCGACACCGCGGCCGGGCGCATCCGCTACGCCGCTGTGCCGGTCTCGGTGCCGGGGCTCAGCACCGTGGGCGTGTACGTGGTGGCCCAGGCGCTGGAGCGCAACCAGCAGGAGATCGCCCAGATCGCCGGCCGGTTCGCGCTGGTGTCACTGGTGTCGCTGCTGGTGGTCGGCGTGGTCGGCTGGCTGGTCGCGGGCCGTCTGCTGCGCCCCCTGCGGGAGCTGCGCACCACCGCCGAGCGGATCTCGCACACCGATCTGACCGAGCGGATCGAGGTCACCGGGTCGGACGACGTCAGTGAACTCGCCTCCACGTTCAACCACATGCTCGACCGCCTGGAGCACGCCTTCCGCGCCCAGCAGGAGTTTCTGGACGACGCGGGGCACGAGCTGAAGACCCCCGTGACCATCATCCGGGGTCATCTGGAGCTGATGGCGGCCGACGACCCGGGCGACGTGGAGGAGACCCGCGCCCTGGTGCTGGACGAGCTGGACCGGATGGCCCGCCTGGTGCAGGACCTGATCCTGCTGGCCCAGACCCGGCGCCCGGACTTCGTCCGGCGCGAGCCGGTGGCCGTGGACGAGCTGATGACCGAGGTGCTGGACAAGGCCGTCGGGCTGGCCGCGCGGCAGTGGCGGCTGGACGAGCAGACGCCCGCCTGGATCCACGCCGACCCGCAACGGATCACCCAGGGCCTGCTGCAACTGGCACACAACGCGGTCAAGTACACGACCGAGGGCCAGGTGATCGCCTTCGGCAGCCGCGCCGAGGACGACGTGGTGCACCTGTGGGTGCGCGACACCGGCCCCGGGGTCTCGGCCGGGGACGCCGCACGCATCTTCGAGCGCTTCGGCCGGGGCACCGACGCCCGCCGGGTCGAGGGCTCCGGCCTGGGCCTGTCCATCGTCGGCGCGATCGCCGCCGCCCACGACGGCTCGGTCGCGCTCACCTCACCGCCCGGTGAGCCCGGCGCGGTGTTCACCCTGACGATTCCGCGGGCCGCCGTGCCCGCCTCCGCAACGACCATCCCGATCGCACAGGAGGTGCCGTGA
- a CDS encoding response regulator transcription factor gives MNRILVAEDEDRIASFVSKGLRAAGFTPTVVDDGVSALDYAVTGEFDLLVLDIGLPGMDGFEVLKRLRESRSQLPVIILTARQSITDTVAGLEGGADDYMSKPFRFEELLARIRLRLREDPREPEVTVLTHGALALDLRSRRAAVEGRTVELSAREFALAETFLRHPGQVLSREQLLSHVWGYDFDPGSNVVDVYVRYLRKKLGVQWFETVRGMGYRLVEAA, from the coding sequence GTGAACCGGATCCTGGTGGCAGAGGACGAAGACCGGATCGCCTCGTTCGTCTCGAAGGGCCTGCGGGCCGCCGGTTTCACCCCGACCGTGGTGGACGACGGCGTGAGCGCCCTGGACTACGCCGTCACCGGCGAGTTCGACCTGCTCGTGCTCGACATCGGGCTGCCCGGCATGGACGGTTTCGAGGTGCTGAAACGGCTGCGCGAGAGCCGTAGTCAGTTGCCGGTGATCATTCTGACCGCACGCCAGTCGATCACCGACACGGTGGCCGGGCTGGAGGGCGGGGCCGACGACTACATGTCCAAGCCGTTCCGCTTCGAGGAACTGCTGGCCCGCATCCGGCTGCGGCTGCGGGAGGACCCGCGGGAGCCGGAGGTCACCGTGCTCACCCACGGGGCGCTGGCTCTCGATCTGCGCAGCCGCCGGGCCGCCGTGGAGGGCCGCACGGTGGAGCTGTCGGCCCGCGAATTCGCCCTGGCCGAGACCTTTCTGCGGCATCCGGGTCAGGTGCTGAGCCGGGAGCAGCTGCTCAGCCACGTCTGGGGGTACGACTTCGACCCGGGCTCGAACGTGGTCGACGTGTATGTGCGTTACCTGCGCAAGAAACTCGGCGTGCAGTGGTTCGAGACCGTGCGCGGCATGGGCTACCGCCTCGTCGAGGCGGCCTGA
- a CDS encoding aminoglycoside phosphotransferase family protein has product MALDMLTGPDAAELLEAAVSTAGGRLEGWRVTQVDHRGAVTTVAYAATVQWPTGRTDDVLGATSLAPGDEPPRIPGTLTLSDGQNRVCVWRLPDDPGLPGLATAMNQQALSSLLTSFGLDSSGLRTDLVSYRPKRRAVIRISAAGGVIYAKVLPPGDVEALHRRHEMLHGAGVPVPHSLGWTDDGLLLLENLPGTPLRRRLLAPGPDLTAGLPDPHDVIGVLDRFPPGVLGLNRRRPWSRRAPQYAAMVGEALPAEAERARQLAAVVAEGLRHTGLGSDPTHGDFYEAQMMVDPAGRLVGLLDVDTVGPGSRADDLACALAHCEALALSSPRHADRSLAMSRLWRPVFERQVPAEQLRLSTAGVLMSLATGPHRVQRPNWEDATSRMLDRIEDMLRAS; this is encoded by the coding sequence GTGGCGCTGGACATGCTCACCGGGCCGGACGCGGCCGAGCTGCTGGAGGCGGCCGTGTCCACCGCGGGCGGGCGGCTGGAGGGCTGGCGGGTCACCCAGGTCGACCACCGTGGCGCTGTCACCACCGTGGCCTATGCCGCCACGGTGCAGTGGCCGACAGGGCGTACGGACGACGTCCTGGGTGCGACGTCACTCGCCCCCGGCGACGAACCTCCGCGGATCCCGGGCACTCTCACCCTGTCGGACGGGCAGAACCGGGTGTGCGTGTGGCGGCTCCCCGACGATCCGGGTCTGCCCGGGCTGGCCACGGCGATGAACCAGCAGGCACTCTCGTCGCTGCTCACCTCGTTCGGGCTGGACTCTTCCGGGCTGCGCACCGATCTGGTGTCGTACCGCCCGAAACGCCGTGCGGTGATCCGGATCAGCGCGGCCGGCGGAGTGATCTACGCCAAGGTGCTGCCGCCCGGTGACGTGGAGGCGCTGCACCGGCGGCACGAGATGCTGCACGGGGCAGGAGTTCCCGTGCCGCACAGCCTGGGCTGGACCGACGACGGGCTGTTGCTGCTGGAGAATCTGCCCGGCACCCCGCTGCGCCGCCGGCTGCTCGCCCCCGGCCCCGACCTGACCGCCGGGCTGCCCGACCCGCACGACGTGATCGGTGTGCTGGACCGCTTTCCGCCCGGAGTGCTGGGGCTGAACCGCCGGCGGCCGTGGAGCCGCCGCGCCCCGCAGTACGCGGCGATGGTGGGCGAGGCGCTGCCGGCCGAGGCCGAGCGGGCCCGACAGCTGGCCGCGGTGGTGGCCGAGGGCCTGCGCCACACCGGGCTGGGCAGCGACCCGACCCACGGCGACTTCTACGAGGCGCAGATGATGGTCGATCCCGCCGGGCGCCTCGTCGGCCTGCTCGACGTGGACACCGTGGGACCCGGTTCCCGCGCCGACGACCTGGCCTGTGCCCTGGCGCACTGCGAGGCCCTGGCCCTCAGCTCGCCCCGGCACGCGGACCGGTCGCTGGCCATGTCGCGGTTGTGGAGGCCGGTTTTCGAGCGGCAGGTGCCCGCCGAACAGCTCCGGCTGAGCACGGCAGGGGTGCTGATGAGCCTGGCCACCGGCCCGCATCGGGTGCAGCGCCCGAACTGGGAGGACGCCACCAGCCGCATGCTCGACCGGATCGAGGACATGCTGCGCGCTTCATGA
- the pgm gene encoding phosphoglucomutase (alpha-D-glucose-1,6-bisphosphate-dependent) — MPHDRAGSPAKPEDLIDVSHVVTSYYTVQPDPAEAAQRVSFGTSGHRGSSLSASFNEAHIVATTQAICDYRAGQGIAGPLFIGRDTHALSEPAWASALEVLAANEVRTLVDDRDGYTPTPAVSHAILRYNKGRRGDDSGRADGIVVTPSHNPPADGGFKYNPPHGGPADTDATGWIANRANELLAAKLDGVKRIPFTRARAAETTGSYDFLGTYVDDLPNILDLDAIRENGLHIGADPLGGAAVAYWGEIAERHGLNLTVVNPLVDSTFRFMTLDWDGKIRMDCSSPSAMASLIGAKDRYDLATGNDADSDRHGIVTPDGGLMNPNHYLAVAINYLYGSRPGWAADAGIGKTLVSSSMIDRVAADLGRKLVEVPVGFKWFVPGLLDGSVGFGGEESAGASFLRKDGTVWTTDKDGILLALLASEITVNTGKTPSQLYAELVAKHGDPVYARIDAPATREQKAVLAKLSPEQVTATELAGEPITATLTAAPGNGAAIGGLKVTTESAWFAARPSGTEDVYKIYAESYRGTEHLAQVQQAAKDLVSAVL, encoded by the coding sequence ATGCCACACGATCGGGCCGGATCACCGGCGAAGCCGGAAGATCTGATCGACGTCTCGCACGTCGTGACCAGCTACTACACGGTCCAGCCGGATCCGGCGGAGGCCGCGCAGAGAGTTTCGTTCGGCACCTCCGGGCACCGCGGCAGCAGCCTCAGCGCATCGTTCAACGAGGCCCACATCGTCGCCACCACCCAGGCCATCTGCGACTACCGCGCCGGGCAGGGCATCGCCGGGCCGCTGTTCATCGGCCGCGACACGCACGCCCTGTCCGAGCCGGCCTGGGCCAGCGCGCTCGAGGTGCTGGCCGCCAACGAGGTGCGCACGCTCGTCGACGACCGTGACGGCTACACCCCCACCCCGGCGGTGTCCCACGCGATCCTCCGGTACAACAAGGGACGACGCGGGGACGACTCCGGGCGCGCCGACGGCATCGTCGTCACGCCGTCCCACAACCCGCCCGCAGACGGCGGTTTCAAGTACAACCCACCGCACGGCGGCCCCGCCGACACCGACGCCACCGGCTGGATCGCGAACCGCGCCAACGAGCTGCTGGCCGCGAAACTGGATGGGGTGAAACGGATTCCGTTCACCCGGGCGCGCGCCGCGGAAACCACCGGCAGTTACGACTTCCTCGGCACCTACGTCGATGACCTGCCGAACATCCTCGACCTGGACGCGATCCGCGAGAACGGCCTGCACATCGGCGCCGACCCGCTGGGTGGCGCCGCAGTGGCCTACTGGGGCGAGATCGCCGAACGCCACGGTCTCAACCTGACCGTGGTGAACCCGCTGGTCGACTCCACCTTCCGGTTCATGACCCTGGACTGGGACGGCAAGATCCGGATGGACTGCTCCTCGCCCTCGGCGATGGCCTCGCTGATCGGCGCCAAGGACCGCTACGACCTGGCCACCGGGAACGACGCCGACTCCGACCGGCACGGCATCGTCACGCCGGACGGTGGGCTGATGAACCCGAACCACTACCTCGCGGTCGCCATCAACTACCTGTACGGGTCACGGCCGGGCTGGGCCGCCGACGCCGGGATCGGTAAGACGCTCGTTTCGTCGTCCATGATTGACCGGGTGGCCGCCGACCTGGGCCGGAAGCTGGTGGAGGTGCCGGTCGGCTTCAAGTGGTTCGTGCCCGGGCTGCTCGACGGCTCGGTCGGCTTCGGCGGCGAGGAGTCGGCCGGGGCCTCGTTCCTGCGCAAGGACGGCACGGTCTGGACCACCGACAAGGACGGCATCCTGCTGGCGCTGCTGGCCAGCGAGATCACGGTGAACACCGGTAAGACGCCGAGCCAGTTGTACGCCGAGCTGGTGGCCAAGCACGGTGACCCTGTGTACGCACGTATCGACGCTCCGGCGACCCGGGAACAGAAAGCCGTTCTGGCCAAGTTGTCGCCCGAGCAGGTCACCGCCACCGAGCTGGCCGGCGAACCGATCACGGCGACGCTCACGGCTGCGCCGGGCAACGGTGCCGCGATCGGCGGTCTCAAAGTCACCACCGAGAGTGCCTGGTTCGCCGCGCGCCCGTCCGGTACGGAAGACGTGTACAAGATCTACGCCGAGTCCTACCGCGGCACCGAGCACCTGGCTCAGGTGCAGCAGGCTGCGAAGGACCTGGTGTCCGCCGTCCTTTGA